A genomic window from Synechococcus sp. CBW1107 includes:
- a CDS encoding pyridoxine 5'-phosphate synthase translates to MASLGVNIDHIANVRQARRAREPDPVTLALLAELGGADGITVHLREDRRHIQERDVELLRATVRSRLNLEMAATPEMEAIALRIRPDMVTLVPEHRREVTTEGGLDVESQLGTLQALVGRLQGSGIPVSLFVDPEVTQLEASRASGARWVELHTGAYAEADWAEQPRELARLEEGCFVARSLGLRVNAGHGLTYQNVEPIAAIEGMEELNIGHTIVARALAVGLQNAVREMRALIQNPRRDPLFSGSTP, encoded by the coding sequence ATGGCCAGCCTTGGCGTGAACATCGATCACATCGCCAACGTGCGCCAGGCGCGCCGGGCCCGGGAACCGGATCCGGTCACCCTGGCGCTGCTGGCGGAGCTGGGAGGCGCCGATGGAATCACGGTGCATCTGCGCGAAGACAGGCGCCACATCCAGGAGCGCGACGTGGAGTTGCTGCGGGCCACGGTGCGCAGCCGACTCAACCTGGAGATGGCGGCCACACCTGAGATGGAGGCGATCGCCCTGCGGATCCGCCCGGACATGGTGACCCTGGTGCCGGAACATCGCCGGGAGGTCACCACCGAAGGCGGACTCGACGTGGAGAGCCAGCTCGGCACGCTCCAGGCCCTGGTGGGCCGGCTGCAGGGCTCCGGCATTCCCGTGAGCCTGTTCGTGGATCCGGAGGTCACCCAGCTGGAGGCCAGCCGTGCCAGCGGCGCCCGCTGGGTGGAGCTGCACACCGGCGCCTACGCCGAAGCCGACTGGGCTGAGCAGCCGCGGGAACTGGCGCGGCTCGAAGAAGGCTGCTTCGTGGCCCGCTCCCTCGGGTTGCGGGTCAATGCCGGCCACGGGCTCACCTATCAGAACGTGGAGCCGATCGCCGCGATCGAGGGGATGGAGGAGCTGAACATCGGCCACACGATCGTGGCCAGGGCCCTGGCGGTGGGATTGCAGAACGCGGTGAGGGAGATGCGCGCCCTGATTCAGAATCCACGCCGCGATCCCCTGTTCAGCGGCAGCACCCCATGA
- a CDS encoding MgPME-cyclase complex family protein: protein MSASPTTTYHFIAASERFLTDEEPLEEVLRERVRNYGEVGKPIDFWLLRRPAFLRAPELSAVAATVPDPAAAVVSTDPKFIDFLKLRLEFVAKGSFEAPSSTIADPLAQQAG from the coding sequence ATGAGCGCCTCCCCGACCACCACCTATCACTTCATCGCCGCCAGTGAGCGATTCCTGACGGACGAGGAACCCCTGGAGGAGGTGCTGCGAGAGCGGGTGCGCAATTATGGCGAAGTGGGCAAGCCGATCGATTTCTGGCTGCTCAGGCGCCCGGCCTTTCTGCGCGCCCCCGAATTGTCGGCCGTGGCCGCCACGGTTCCCGATCCCGCGGCCGCGGTGGTCTCCACCGACCCCAAATTCATCGATTTCCTCAAGCTGCGTCTGGAATTCGTGGCCAAAGGCAGCTTTGAAGCCCCCAGCTCCACGATTGCGGACCCCCTGGCCCAGCAGGCCGGCTGA